A stretch of Campylobacter concisus DNA encodes these proteins:
- a CDS encoding 5'-methylthioadenosine/adenosylhomocysteine nucleosidase: MIAILGAMQEEITPILEMVGEYKTIQYANNKFYLANYKGKELVIAYSKIGKVNAAITATLMVEKFKASKLLFTGVAGSLDESLKIGDMLYATSLVQHDLDITAFGHPYGYVPGTSIFVKSDEGLNELAKKIADKKDMSLSAGIIATGDQFICDNEKKNWIKKIFNASATEMEGASVALVCETLGVPFFILRAISDGAGDAAEFDFDKFLQDSANVSAKFILEMVENL, translated from the coding sequence ATGATAGCGATACTAGGAGCTATGCAAGAAGAGATAACGCCGATCCTTGAAATGGTTGGTGAATATAAAACTATTCAATATGCAAATAATAAATTTTACTTAGCAAACTATAAAGGAAAAGAGCTAGTCATTGCCTATTCAAAGATAGGCAAAGTAAATGCAGCCATAACGGCAACTTTAATGGTAGAAAAATTTAAGGCCTCAAAGTTACTCTTTACTGGTGTAGCTGGCTCACTTGATGAGAGTTTAAAAATAGGCGATATGCTTTATGCTACTAGCTTAGTGCAACATGATCTTGATATTACGGCTTTTGGCCATCCTTATGGCTATGTGCCAGGCACGAGTATCTTTGTCAAAAGCGATGAAGGGCTAAACGAACTGGCAAAAAAGATAGCTGATAAAAAAGATATGAGCTTAAGCGCTGGTATTATTGCGACTGGAGATCAGTTTATCTGCGATAATGAAAAGAAAAATTGGATAAAAAAGATATTTAATGCGAGCGCTACCGAGATGGAAGGTGCTAGCGTTGCACTAGTTTGCGAAACACTTGGTGTGCCATTTTTTATACTAAGAGCTATCAGCGATGGAGCTGGTGATGCAGCAGAGTTTGACTTTGATAAATTTTTGCAAGATTCAGCAAATGTTAGTGCAAAATTTATACTTGAAATGGTAGAAAATTTATGA
- a CDS encoding tRNA 2-thiocytidine biosynthesis TtcA family protein — translation MIELSKRLLRQVGQTNARYKMIESGDKILLGLSGGKDSLALAHVLKHIQNVTPEKFEFKAVTLSYGMGEDYAYLTKHCNEHGIEHEVIDSSIFEISKEKIRKNSSFCSFFSRMRRGYLYTYALKHGFNKLAIAHHLDDAAESFFMNFIYNGALRTLAPKYTAKNGITVIRPFIFVRERQLRENAIKNELRVIGDEACPAMRFDVKMPHARYETKQLLATLEKENPKLFTSLKAAFENIHTDTFFALNSSSEE, via the coding sequence ATGATAGAGCTTAGTAAAAGGCTTCTTAGGCAAGTTGGTCAGACAAATGCCAGATACAAGATGATAGAGAGCGGAGATAAGATCTTGCTTGGTCTTAGCGGTGGTAAAGATAGCCTCGCACTAGCTCACGTACTAAAGCATATCCAAAACGTTACACCTGAGAAATTTGAGTTTAAAGCAGTAACACTAAGCTACGGCATGGGTGAGGACTACGCTTATCTTACGAAGCATTGCAATGAGCACGGAATAGAGCATGAAGTGATAGATAGCTCAATCTTTGAAATTTCAAAAGAGAAAATCCGTAAGAATTCTAGTTTTTGTAGTTTCTTTTCTCGTATGAGAAGAGGTTATCTTTATACTTACGCCTTAAAGCATGGTTTTAATAAACTCGCGATTGCTCATCATTTAGACGATGCAGCGGAGAGCTTTTTTATGAACTTTATATATAATGGTGCACTAAGGACGCTTGCTCCAAAATATACTGCAAAAAATGGAATCACGGTTATTAGGCCATTTATCTTCGTTCGCGAGAGACAGCTTCGCGAAAATGCTATCAAAAACGAATTGAGAGTCATCGGTGATGAAGCATGTCCTGCGATGAGATTTGACGTAAAGATGCCGCATGCTAGATATGAAACCAAACAGCTTTTAGCAACCTTAGAAAAAGAAAATCCAAAACTTTTTACTTCGTTAAAAGCAGCATTTGAAAATATTCATACTGATACTTTTTTTGCTCTCAATAGCAGTAGTGAAGAGTAA
- the recO gene encoding recombination protein RecO: MQGYILRVQKVRDEDLLVFVLTPNLLVKSYRFFGARHSNIMTGYKIDFELEQEAKFLPKLRSILHLGFKWLLERDKLIIWQQFMRLLYDHLKEVEQLDEIYFNELDRCAKQMQLQNPKRLIIESYVKILEYEGRLHSELECFICDEEIESELCLTRGFLPSHKHCLDRSEFDASKIKNFFDTKSTIELNDDEINRLYKILLDGL; encoded by the coding sequence ATGCAAGGCTATATCCTGCGCGTGCAAAAGGTCAGAGACGAGGACCTTTTAGTCTTTGTCCTAACGCCAAATTTGCTTGTAAAGTCATATAGATTTTTTGGTGCTCGCCACTCAAACATCATGACTGGCTACAAGATCGACTTTGAGCTAGAGCAAGAGGCAAAATTTCTACCAAAGCTTAGAAGCATACTTCATCTTGGCTTTAAATGGCTGTTAGAGCGTGATAAACTCATCATTTGGCAGCAGTTCATGCGCCTACTTTATGATCATCTAAAAGAGGTCGAGCAGCTTGATGAAATTTATTTTAATGAGCTTGATCGCTGCGCCAAACAGATGCAGCTACAAAATCCAAAACGCCTTATCATCGAAAGCTACGTCAAAATTTTAGAGTATGAAGGCAGGCTTCACAGCGAGCTTGAGTGCTTTATCTGCGATGAGGAGATAGAAAGCGAGCTTTGCCTAACTCGTGGCTTTTTACCCTCTCACAAGCACTGCCTTGATAGGAGCGAATTTGACGCTAGCAAGATCAAAAATTTCTTTGATACAAAAAGTACGATCGAGCTAAATGACGATGAGATAAACCGACTTTATAAAATTTTACTTGACGGACTTTAA
- a CDS encoding tRNA dihydrouridine synthase yields the protein MIDFSKKPLFLAPLAGFSDLPLRSVVKKFGCDVTVSEMISANALVYESSDKTLEMIKKSPNEEPYVVQIAGNDTENIKKAVQIINKFDGIYGLDLNCGCPVPKVVRQGAGSALLNDLDKLQNIISAIKSVSNKESLSVKFRLGFNDKNEEKIAKVCEEAGADYIAVHGRTRAGGYSAKVDYEAIARVKASVKIPVVANGDINAQNADEILNLTKCDALMIGRASIGSPWIFHEIKTKTSVDKTLKQKIILAHFDAMIEHYGEHGLCIFRKHLHQYSKGIDGATTFRNDVNFIKDATAMRERIREFFA from the coding sequence ATGATAGACTTTAGCAAAAAGCCACTTTTCTTAGCGCCACTTGCTGGCTTTTCTGACTTGCCACTAAGAAGCGTAGTTAAGAAATTTGGCTGTGATGTCACTGTTAGCGAAATGATCAGTGCAAACGCTCTAGTATATGAGAGTAGTGACAAAACGCTTGAAATGATTAAAAAATCCCCAAATGAAGAGCCTTACGTCGTTCAGATAGCTGGTAATGACACAGAAAATATAAAAAAAGCTGTGCAAATCATCAATAAATTTGATGGAATTTATGGGCTCGATCTAAACTGTGGCTGCCCCGTACCAAAGGTCGTTAGACAAGGAGCAGGCTCAGCCTTACTAAATGATCTTGATAAGCTTCAAAATATAATCTCAGCCATAAAAAGCGTCTCAAACAAAGAGAGTCTGAGTGTTAAATTTAGACTTGGCTTTAACGATAAAAATGAAGAGAAAATCGCAAAAGTCTGCGAAGAAGCCGGTGCAGACTACATCGCGGTGCATGGGCGTACAAGAGCTGGCGGATACAGTGCAAAGGTTGATTACGAAGCGATCGCTAGAGTAAAGGCGAGTGTAAAAATTCCAGTCGTTGCAAATGGCGATATAAATGCACAAAATGCAGATGAAATTTTAAACCTTACAAAGTGTGACGCCCTAATGATCGGTAGAGCAAGCATCGGTAGCCCTTGGATATTTCACGAGATAAAGACCAAAACTAGCGTAGATAAGACACTAAAACAAAAGATCATACTAGCTCACTTTGATGCGATGATCGAGCACTACGGCGAGCACGGACTTTGCATATTTAGAAAGCATTTGCACCAATACAGCAAAGGCATAGATGGCGCAACAACATTTAGAAACGATGTAAATTTCATCAAAGACGCGACAGCGATGAGAGAGCGCATAAGGGAGTTTTTTGCCTAG
- a CDS encoding uroporphyrinogen III synthase HEM4, translating into MKTRKFLVYCIIYIVVVAGLTYSLNSSDYTFELLGQTITLPIAIWVALPVAVLALLALLHIAYHGYAFYRYKKWIKKDSQLYKDLAKETLLGFESNKDFKTDTYKIASQLTRSISPVGELKDVGVDDAEINNILQTIKSIKNKEIVDLKKFRLAKDSKLNILNELNKIEQLPTYYLDILKNQDQNESLKKAAFDKLIKVASFSEIKRLNFELASEDIMLIITRFVNDEIDLSSDEIFDLLNNAKVTKAQYDKAAVMLKNKLKPDAFIGIFEKLKSIHADADEAYVYALFELQMLDKVREAIEGSDPDEFKEIKVLLFLRDNGKMVPSSLFFK; encoded by the coding sequence ATGAAAACTAGAAAATTTCTCGTCTATTGCATAATCTACATAGTAGTTGTTGCAGGACTCACTTATTCTCTTAATAGTTCTGATTACACATTTGAGCTTTTAGGCCAAACTATAACTTTGCCAATTGCTATTTGGGTCGCTCTTCCAGTAGCTGTTTTAGCACTTCTTGCTCTACTTCATATCGCTTATCATGGATATGCTTTTTATAGATATAAAAAATGGATCAAAAAAGATAGCCAGCTTTATAAAGACTTAGCTAAAGAGACGCTTCTTGGCTTTGAGAGCAATAAAGACTTCAAAACCGACACTTACAAGATCGCCTCACAGCTTACTCGCTCTATCTCACCAGTAGGCGAGCTTAAAGATGTCGGTGTAGATGATGCTGAGATAAACAATATCTTACAAACTATAAAAAGTATAAAAAATAAAGAGATCGTCGATCTAAAGAAATTTAGACTAGCAAAAGATAGCAAGTTAAATATCCTAAATGAGCTAAATAAAATCGAGCAACTACCTACTTACTATCTTGACATACTTAAAAACCAAGATCAAAATGAGAGCCTTAAAAAAGCTGCATTTGATAAACTCATAAAAGTAGCTTCTTTTAGCGAGATCAAAAGATTAAATTTTGAACTAGCAAGTGAAGATATAATGCTTATTATTACCCGCTTTGTAAATGACGAGATTGATCTAAGCAGTGATGAAATTTTTGATCTTTTAAACAACGCAAAAGTGACAAAAGCTCAATACGATAAAGCCGCTGTAATGCTTAAAAATAAACTAAAACCAGATGCATTTATTGGCATCTTTGAAAAACTAAAAAGCATCCATGCTGACGCTGATGAGGCTTACGTATATGCACTGTTTGAGCTTCAAATGCTTGATAAAGTAAGAGAAGCTATCGAAGGTAGCGATCCAGATGAGTTTAAAGAGATAAAGGTCTTGCTGTTTTTACGAGATAACGGCAAAATGGTGCCTAGCTCGCTATTTTTTAAATGA
- the dksA gene encoding RNA polymerase-binding protein DksA: MTQTELNFFKKLLEERKLQIKKNIYDSSVEVNGLRDSGVSDEFDIASVNTDQLIEHSISTQQRAELSEIDEALEKIANKTYGICDMCEEEISIPRLKVKPHAKYCITCREIIEKTAKN; encoded by the coding sequence ATGACACAAACTGAGCTAAATTTTTTTAAAAAATTACTTGAAGAAAGAAAATTACAGATCAAAAAAAATATCTATGATTCATCTGTTGAAGTAAATGGCTTAAGAGATAGTGGCGTAAGCGATGAGTTTGATATAGCCTCAGTAAATACAGACCAGCTAATAGAGCATTCGATCTCGACACAACAAAGAGCGGAGCTATCAGAAATAGATGAAGCACTAGAGAAGATAGCAAATAAAACTTATGGAATTTGTGATATGTGTGAAGAGGAGATCAGTATACCGCGACTAAAAGTAAAACCACATGCAAAATACTGCATAACTTGCCGTGAAATAATCGAAAAAACAGCAAAAAACTAA
- a CDS encoding 23S rRNA (pseudouridine(1915)-N(3))-methyltransferase RlmH yields the protein MEISVFSIQKSSRDNFENEIQEYIKMSAKFAKINDKVFFNEKIAKAQSAGKSEALRAYDEIYEPNLKGFCVMLDENGLQLDSQEFAQILNSNSQINFFIGGAYGLSQNLKNKAQKIVSLSKMTMAHKIAKLILFEQIFRALCINANHPYHK from the coding sequence TTGGAAATTTCAGTTTTTAGCATTCAAAAATCATCACGTGATAACTTTGAAAACGAGATACAAGAATATATAAAAATGAGTGCAAAATTTGCCAAGATAAATGATAAAGTCTTTTTCAATGAAAAAATAGCAAAAGCTCAAAGTGCTGGAAAAAGCGAAGCATTAAGAGCCTATGATGAAATTTATGAGCCAAATTTAAAAGGCTTTTGCGTAATGCTTGATGAAAATGGCTTGCAACTTGATAGCCAAGAATTTGCACAAATTTTAAACTCAAATTCACAAATTAACTTTTTCATAGGTGGAGCTTATGGCCTTAGCCAAAATTTAAAGAATAAAGCACAAAAAATCGTAAGTTTGAGCAAGATGACGATGGCACATAAGATTGCCAAGCTTATACTTTTTGAGCAAATTTTTAGAGCACTTTGCATAAATGCAAACCACCCATATCACAAATAA
- the accD gene encoding acetyl-CoA carboxylase, carboxyltransferase subunit beta has product MNFSDIFSKIRKAQPRPEEAPTHWVKCDNCHSLMYYKEVEACFNVCPKCGYHMRLKATDRINLICDEGSFVEFDANLKPVDPLNFVDKKSYKKRITENKEKTGHTSSVICGEGKCDGQEIQLVVFDFGFMGGSLASVEGEKIVRAIKRAIEKRQALVIVSASGGARMQESTFSLMQMSKTSAALKLLDEAKLPYISILTDPTMGGVSASFAWLGDLIIAEPGALIGFAGQRVIKQTIGADLPEGFQRAEFLLEHGLIDAIVPRSEHKKYISNMVKFLTNNKTIHQKDNQDESGSNFELKLKTKG; this is encoded by the coding sequence ATGAATTTCTCAGACATTTTTTCAAAGATAAGAAAAGCTCAACCTCGTCCAGAAGAAGCACCTACGCACTGGGTAAAATGCGATAATTGTCACTCACTGATGTACTACAAAGAAGTTGAAGCTTGTTTTAATGTATGCCCAAAATGCGGCTATCATATGAGATTAAAAGCCACTGATCGCATAAATTTGATCTGCGACGAAGGTAGCTTTGTAGAATTTGACGCAAATTTAAAACCGGTAGATCCATTAAATTTTGTTGATAAAAAATCATACAAAAAAAGAATCACAGAAAATAAAGAAAAAACAGGACACACAAGCTCAGTGATATGTGGCGAAGGCAAATGCGATGGGCAAGAAATCCAGCTAGTTGTTTTTGACTTTGGCTTCATGGGTGGTTCGCTAGCTTCAGTTGAGGGTGAAAAGATAGTAAGAGCGATAAAACGAGCGATAGAAAAACGCCAAGCTTTAGTCATAGTGAGTGCTTCAGGTGGAGCTAGAATGCAAGAGAGCACATTTTCTTTGATGCAAATGTCAAAGACATCAGCCGCTTTAAAACTACTTGATGAAGCAAAGCTGCCTTATATCTCAATACTTACTGATCCGACAATGGGTGGCGTTAGTGCTTCTTTTGCTTGGCTTGGAGATCTAATAATCGCCGAACCTGGCGCATTAATAGGCTTTGCTGGTCAAAGGGTCATCAAACAAACCATTGGTGCTGATTTACCAGAGGGATTTCAAAGAGCTGAATTTTTGTTAGAACATGGCTTAATCGATGCTATTGTGCCAAGAAGCGAACATAAAAAATATATAAGCAATATGGTTAAATTTCTCACAAACAATAAGACAATACATCAAAAAGATAACCAAGATGAGAGTGGAAGCAACTTTGAACTAAAACTAAAAACCAAAGGCTAA
- the bamA gene encoding outer membrane protein assembly factor BamA, producing MKKKLFLLALAFSGLSAQTIQSINFKGLIHLSPEVASQIMGLKVGQDLTPKLSDKAITNLYKQNYFDDIYIEDTGNGNLLVAVKEKPSVARVDLKGVVTNDKTAIESLINIKPGNMYDELTIEKTKERIRQYYESKGYFDTVVDVEKQPVADNDSSLFITLNINRGENMIIKNVNLVGAKEFDYDDIEPVVANKSREFMGWLWGRNDGKVKLFELENDPARIQDKYFQKGYLDATISSPYLNSSFDNYTADLTYYVHEGEPYKVSNVSITAPEELDLDTKKIIDDFRLEAGDTMNSARLRQDMKKLDDMVADKGYAFVKVYPKTDKFDENKTVDIDYEVDPGEKVYIRNVQISGNDRTVDRVVRRELYLTEGNLYSRTDLQDSKDALKRTSYFDDVEIEEDPVDKNTVDLKVKVKEASTGSISGGIGYGSSDGLLLNAALSDTNIFGSGLQGQISVDKSDRELSGQISLTNPRIFDSEYSLGGTLYANDYDWRTYKERSYGFSTTLGRKLTRNLSASLTYNIEQSKITLKDDELRDINTKTKKEIYREGKAIKSAITPALTYNSTDDYYLPRRGIIASTSFEIAGLGGDIDFIKNRTNFNYYLGLREYIDYDLILRYKASFGKIWERGYTPINERLYLGGIRSLRGYESRTVSPKVKYNGDYYEYGGETSFNNSAEISFPIIDRVKMRGVVFYDYGIIGENSLNEIKRSSVGTGIEWITPIGPLQLIFAKALKPKEGDDTNTFEFTIGRRF from the coding sequence ATGAAAAAGAAATTATTTTTATTAGCATTAGCTTTCAGTGGCCTAAGCGCACAAACAATCCAGTCAATAAATTTTAAAGGCCTAATTCACCTTTCGCCTGAAGTAGCAAGCCAAATAATGGGCCTAAAAGTCGGTCAGGATCTGACTCCAAAGCTTAGCGATAAGGCGATCACAAATTTATATAAACAAAATTATTTCGACGATATCTACATAGAAGATACAGGCAATGGCAATCTTCTAGTAGCTGTAAAAGAGAAACCAAGTGTTGCTAGAGTCGATCTAAAAGGCGTCGTAACAAATGACAAAACTGCCATAGAGTCGTTAATCAATATCAAACCAGGCAATATGTACGATGAGCTTACAATAGAAAAAACTAAAGAGAGAATTCGTCAGTATTATGAGTCAAAGGGTTATTTTGATACCGTTGTAGACGTAGAAAAACAACCAGTTGCAGACAACGACAGCTCACTTTTCATAACACTCAACATAAACCGCGGCGAAAATATGATAATCAAAAATGTAAATTTAGTCGGTGCAAAAGAGTTTGATTATGACGACATTGAGCCAGTAGTTGCAAACAAAAGTAGAGAATTTATGGGTTGGCTTTGGGGTAGAAATGACGGTAAAGTTAAACTTTTTGAGCTTGAAAATGATCCAGCAAGAATACAAGACAAATATTTCCAAAAAGGCTATTTGGACGCGACTATTTCGTCACCTTATTTAAATTCATCGTTTGATAACTACACAGCTGATCTTACTTATTATGTTCATGAGGGTGAGCCTTATAAGGTTTCAAATGTAAGTATTACAGCACCTGAAGAGCTAGATCTTGACACTAAAAAGATTATAGATGACTTTAGGCTTGAGGCTGGTGATACGATGAACTCAGCAAGACTTCGCCAAGATATGAAAAAGCTCGATGATATGGTAGCTGACAAGGGTTATGCGTTTGTAAAAGTCTATCCAAAGACTGATAAATTTGATGAAAATAAAACTGTCGATATTGACTATGAAGTCGATCCTGGCGAAAAAGTATATATAAGAAATGTTCAAATTTCAGGAAACGACAGAACTGTTGATCGCGTTGTAAGACGTGAACTTTATCTAACTGAAGGAAATTTATATAGTAGAACCGACCTTCAAGACTCAAAAGATGCACTAAAAAGAACAAGCTACTTTGATGATGTTGAGATAGAAGAAGATCCGGTTGATAAAAATACAGTTGATCTAAAAGTAAAAGTAAAAGAAGCCTCAACTGGCTCAATAAGTGGTGGTATCGGATACGGCAGTAGTGACGGACTATTATTAAATGCAGCACTTTCTGACACAAATATCTTTGGTTCTGGTCTTCAAGGGCAAATAAGCGTAGATAAGAGCGACAGAGAGCTTTCAGGTCAGATAAGTCTTACAAACCCAAGAATTTTCGATTCAGAGTATAGCCTTGGCGGAACACTCTATGCAAATGACTATGACTGGAGAACATATAAAGAGAGAAGCTATGGTTTTAGCACAACACTAGGTAGAAAACTAACTAGAAATTTAAGCGCATCACTTACTTACAACATTGAGCAAAGCAAAATTACTTTAAAAGATGATGAGCTAAGAGATATCAACACAAAAACCAAAAAAGAAATTTATAGAGAAGGTAAAGCTATAAAAAGCGCCATAACTCCAGCTTTAACATATAATAGCACCGACGATTATTACTTGCCAAGACGTGGCATCATAGCTAGCACATCATTTGAGATAGCTGGGCTTGGTGGCGATATAGACTTTATCAAAAATCGTACAAATTTTAACTACTACCTAGGCCTTAGAGAGTACATCGACTACGATCTTATCTTAAGATATAAAGCCAGCTTTGGCAAAATTTGGGAAAGAGGATATACTCCGATCAACGAAAGACTTTACCTTGGTGGTATAAGAAGCTTACGTGGTTACGAAAGCAGAACCGTATCTCCAAAGGTAAAATATAATGGCGACTACTACGAATATGGCGGCGAAACTTCGTTTAATAATTCAGCTGAAATAAGCTTCCCTATAATAGATCGTGTCAAAATGCGTGGTGTTGTATTTTATGACTACGGCATAATCGGTGAGAATAGCCTAAATGAGATAAAAAGATCATCAGTTGGCACTGGCATTGAGTGGATAACTCCTATCGGACCACTTCAACTAATCTTTGCAAAAGCTCTTAAACCTAAAGAGGGCGATGATACAAATACATTTGAGTTTACTATCGGAAGACGCTTCTAA
- a CDS encoding prephenate dehydrogenase: protein MKIGIIGLGLMGGSLGLALKDEKLISCVSGYDKDENHSKKALELGLVHEILSIDEMKKKCDIIFLAVPVEAIVSIVQNLADISEDTTIIDFGSTKQKIIEAVPEKIRKNFIPAHPMAGTEYSGPEAAFKSLYTGATVIVCDFAESAEKHVKRSVELFSCLGMKIIFMSAKEHDHHVGLISHLPHAIAFSLASGILKEEDKRHIVALGGPTFKGMIRVAKSSPFMWSDIFKQNKNNVVEAINMFEKELNLCKDLIKDERWDELFAWMSDARAVREIL from the coding sequence ATGAAAATAGGTATCATCGGACTTGGTCTTATGGGTGGCTCACTTGGGCTAGCATTAAAAGATGAAAAATTAATCTCTTGTGTTAGCGGATACGACAAAGATGAAAATCATAGCAAAAAGGCTTTAGAGCTTGGCTTGGTACATGAAATTTTAAGCATTGACGAGATGAAAAAGAAGTGTGACATCATCTTTTTGGCTGTGCCAGTCGAGGCTATCGTGAGCATCGTGCAAAATTTAGCTGACATTAGCGAAGATACAACTATTATTGATTTTGGCTCAACTAAACAAAAGATAATCGAGGCTGTGCCAGAAAAAATTCGTAAAAATTTCATCCCAGCTCACCCGATGGCAGGTACTGAGTATTCTGGTCCAGAGGCTGCTTTTAAATCACTTTACACAGGAGCAACTGTTATCGTTTGTGACTTTGCTGAGAGCGCAGAAAAACATGTAAAAAGAAGCGTGGAGTTATTTTCTTGCCTTGGTATGAAGATCATTTTTATGAGTGCGAAAGAACATGATCATCACGTGGGTCTTATTTCGCATTTGCCTCATGCGATTGCATTTTCTCTTGCAAGTGGGATTTTAAAAGAAGAGGATAAAAGGCACATCGTAGCGCTTGGCGGACCTACATTTAAGGGTATGATACGTGTCGCAAAGAGTTCGCCTTTTATGTGGAGCGATATCTTTAAGCAAAATAAAAATAATGTTGTTGAAGCTATAAATATGTTTGAAAAAGAGCTAAATTTGTGCAAAGATCTCATCAAGGATGAACGCTGGGATGAACTTTTTGCCTGGATGAGCGACGCTAGGGCTGTAAGAGAAATTTTGTAA
- a CDS encoding M23 family metallopeptidase translates to MYRRGIGGFGIVVLLLILILAGGFGYALMSKDFERNEPIIGVADKVYWNLRTPMNIKFKDDSGIKFVRISMNDGKNDLNLLNQIIQNPSTELDVNLTFPKTGFFAQKDTYEMNIEAVDTSKWSFFTGNKASKKVEVVLDTSKPDLYVLSQSYSISKGGSAVVVFRATDNQLKEVYVQTNFGKKFKAVPFYKEGFYAALVAWPVQVENFSAEVIARDFAGNESKSHVRYFYENVKYKTSTIALNDRFLDGKIVDLTDQYAKDPSALSRLEKMRFVNETLRNSNEEKITALTTNPGDEMLTGFSVTPFYPLRNGKKVADFADHRYYTYNNEQVSESWHMGIDFASVAAAPIIASNAGRVVLASENGIYGLNIVIDHGFGLYSLYGHCSSARVKEGDMVVAGDQIGTTGTSGLALGDHLHFGILVQGEEVRPQQWMDKKWIKDNITSVLDAAKAMIDKN, encoded by the coding sequence ATGTATAGACGTGGAATTGGTGGTTTTGGTATTGTTGTGCTTTTGCTAATTTTAATTTTAGCCGGTGGTTTTGGCTATGCTTTGATGTCAAAAGATTTTGAGCGAAATGAGCCGATAATCGGTGTTGCTGATAAGGTTTATTGGAATCTTAGAACCCCAATGAATATCAAATTTAAAGACGATAGCGGTATAAAATTTGTACGAATTAGTATGAATGATGGGAAAAATGATCTAAATTTATTAAATCAAATCATACAAAATCCAAGTACCGAGCTTGATGTAAATTTAACCTTTCCAAAGACTGGCTTTTTTGCTCAAAAAGATACCTATGAGATGAATATCGAAGCTGTAGATACTAGTAAATGGAGCTTTTTTACTGGCAACAAAGCTAGTAAAAAGGTTGAAGTGGTGCTTGATACTTCAAAACCTGATCTTTACGTGCTTTCGCAGTCTTATTCTATCTCAAAAGGTGGTAGCGCGGTTGTGGTCTTTAGAGCAACTGATAATCAGCTAAAAGAGGTTTATGTACAGACAAATTTTGGTAAGAAATTTAAAGCTGTACCATTTTATAAAGAGGGCTTTTATGCAGCACTAGTTGCTTGGCCAGTTCAGGTTGAAAATTTTAGCGCAGAGGTCATTGCAAGAGACTTTGCAGGCAATGAAAGCAAGTCACATGTTAGGTATTTTTACGAAAATGTAAAGTATAAAACTTCAACTATTGCATTAAATGATAGATTTTTAGATGGTAAGATAGTTGATTTAACAGATCAATATGCAAAAGATCCAAGCGCACTTTCAAGACTTGAGAAAATGAGATTTGTCAATGAAACGCTTAGAAATTCAAACGAAGAAAAAATAACAGCACTTACTACAAATCCTGGCGATGAGATGTTAACTGGCTTTAGTGTGACACCATTTTATCCACTAAGAAATGGTAAAAAAGTGGCTGACTTCGCCGATCACCGATACTATACATATAATAACGAGCAAGTAAGCGAATCATGGCATATGGGAATAGACTTTGCAAGTGTGGCTGCAGCTCCTATAATAGCTAGCAATGCCGGCCGTGTCGTACTTGCATCTGAAAATGGAATTTATGGATTAAATATTGTGATCGATCATGGATTTGGGCTTTATTCGCTTTATGGACACTGCTCAAGCGCTAGAGTAAAAGAGGGCGATATGGTGGTGGCTGGTGATCAAATAGGTACTACTGGAACTAGCGGTCTTGCACTTGGTGATCACCTTCACTTTGGAATTTTAGTCCAAGGTGAAGAGGTAAGACCTCAACAATGGATGGATAAAAAGTGGATAAAAGACAATATAACAAGTGTCTTAGATGCTGCAAAAGCGATGATAGACAAGAACTAA